Below is a genomic region from Pseudovibrio brasiliensis.
TGAGTTGTCAGCTGACAACATGATGCAAATCAGAAAGAACGGCGCTCTGATTTTGTAGCTCCGAGCGCCGATGAAACTCAGTTTACAGGTTCAGACGAAGGACCTGAGACCGTTTTTGATACTCCTCTTCATCAATTTCACCCTTCGCGAAACGTCTACTTAGGATGTCCAGTGCTTCGGAATTTGACGATCTTGGTTGCTCTGGTTCGGTAGCCTTTGTTGTGCTTGAACCGCCAAAGTAGCCATAGGACCGAGCGATCAGAAAGCCGATTATGAGCAAAAGAATGAGTACGATTGGGAACGGGAAGAAGTGGAATCCGTGTATTCCAGCCTGATGAAACATAGTGATCTCCTTGGTGTATATTAGGCATCACTACAATGGGGAGCGCAGCTTTTGGTTTCAAATTTCAATTGTAATCAACTGTCTCAGGCCTGACTGTCGTGGTGAAACCGTTACACTTTTATAAAAGTGGACAGCTGTCAACTTTTCAGTTGGCAGGTGATTTCCAAATTATCTCGAAACTATGAGGCCGCCGAAACAGGATAGAAGGTGGAGTTCGGGTACTATTCCGGCCAACGAAAGAGGTGCCAGAATGATCAAAAAACTTCCTGAAAGTTCTGAGAATGTGCTCGGGTTTGAGGTCGATGGAAAAGTCGATATCACCGAGGAATTGAACCTGATTTCTCAGGTAGAAGAGGTGCTGGACAAGCATGCCAAGGTCAGCGTTCTGGTGATTTTGAATGAAAAAGCTCACTGGGGTATCGAGGCTGGATACGAAGATTTGAAGTGGGCGATGACCCATGCAAAGAGCTTTCACCGGATTGCAATTGTCTCTGATCGGAAGATTTGGGAGTGGCTTGTGGCGATGGATAGTCCATTCGCAGCGATGCTCGGCATAGGCGAAAAGCACTTCGATATGGCAAATCTGGACAAGGCTTGGGAGTGGGTGAAGGAGTGATTTTGCCGCTCCGTCGCCACTGGAAAATACCATGATCGAGACCTATCGAGGCGTCGTCTATCCCTATCAACTGGACCACATGGGGCACATGAATGTGCAGTGGTACACGGAGAAATTTGATGAGGCCAACTGGCATCTGTTCTCTCTTGTCGGGCTAACTTCAGCATACTTCAGAGAGCATAATCGGGGCATGGCAGCGGTACAGCAAACCACGAAATACCAAGCGGAAGCTTTGGCTGGAGATCTCCTTTTTTGCAGGTCCGGGCTGACGGATATTCATGAGAAGACGCTCTATATCCTGCATGAAATGTATAACGCGGAAACGCAAAAACTACTTGCAACGACGGAGCTGATTTGCGCTCATTTGGATCGGGAGGCTCGTCACGCCTGCCCATTTCCTCCAACCATCAAAGAGACTGCTGCGCCTCTGCTCATCAAGGAATGAGTAGGTCCTTGATGGTGTTTCAGGACGTGTTTTAGGTCCTATTTCAAGATCTAGGTCGCGACCTACATTTCGAACTTCCATGGTTTCTGCAGGAAATCAAGGAGTTTGCAGATGGCAACCAGCAACGGCACAAAGATACTTATAGCGATCGCAGTGATAGCAGTCGCGGCATACGCGACGGTCTCAACAGGAAGCGAAAGCACGCAGAGCCTCTCATCTCAGCAGGTAGAAAAAGTCAGAATTACAGGCAGCAATTTAGGCCTTCGGATCGTTGGAGTGAACAGCGCAGAGGGACAAATCCAACTCGAAACCAGCGATGCTCGGGGATGTAGTTTGACGGCTGAAGCGACCCATCATGAGGATGGCAGCCTAGCCATTCACTTCAAACGAAGAAGCTCCTGGTTCCTTGGATGGTGTGATCCGTCAGCGGTTCTGCGGCTACCGAGACCTATGGACGTTAGCGTTGAAATGGATAAATTGGCGGGTGATTTTGTCGGCCAGTTTGGAGAGTTTTCAGTCTTTGCCGAGAAGTCCGTGATCTACTTCAAGGGACATGTTTCCAGCTTCAATCTGGATGGTGAAATGGCAGCGGTCTATCTCAAATTTCCGGCGGATGTCCCTAAAGAGAACATCCGCATCAATGTCGACAAGCTGATCTCCAGCGTTAGTGTCATGCAAGGATGGAGGCACGCCACAGATATCCTGCGAGAGATCTTTTAGGCAGGCTCAGTGATGTCGGAAGTCCGGCTCTCTTTCCTCCAGGCGCTTGGGCTCTTTCCAGTCACGCGTTGGAACTCACGATTGAAGTTGGACTTGGTGGTGAAGCCAACTTCATAAATGATCGCGGTGATCGGAGTGTCTGTCGTCTCCAGAAGATGACAGGCCTCTGCCACGCGAAACCCGTTAGTGTATTGAGGCAGGTTGATCTCCCGCACTGTGTTGACAGCTGTCGAAATCTGCCGAGCCGGAACACGTAGTTTCCGAGCTAACTTATCGAGAGACAGGTTCTCATCGCGATAGAGATTTTCACTCCGCATCAGTTGGTCCAGTGCGTCCACCAGTTCAACTAGCTCCGGTGTGGCCGAGACCTTTTCTGCTTCAACCTGTGTTCCGGGGTGCTGCGAGACGGATGGCTTACGGCTCATCAGAACAACGAGTGTGATCAGTGCAACCAGCATGACAAGGTTTGCCGTGCCCACAATGGTCGCAGCATGGCTACCTCGGTTCAAGGCGAAGTCAGAGGTGACGGCCAGATCGACAAGAGCTGAGGTTGAAAACACAGCACCGGCGATGAGTTGGGCTTGGCGTGTCGGGAACATCTGATCGAGTGGCAGATGGCTGGTCCACTCCCACTGCTTTACGGTTGCCGACCGGAAGAAGAGCGCACCGTATCCGAGATAGACCGCAACGCTGGTCAGGTCGATCAGACTGGGAATGTTGAAGTTGGGTGCTACTACAAGAACGCCAAAGGAAGCTGCCGTCGCACCGGCTGTCCAGCCAATGGCCTTTTGAGAAAACCGGTTGGTGAGTTGCAGAAAGGAAAGCCAGGTTGCTGGTGGGAGGAGAAGTGCTAGACCAGCAGTTGACCATGATGGCAATCCACCCATGCCCCACTTGATGCCAAGCAGAACGGATTGCAGAGCATAGAGGCAGATCGTCACCAAAAGCATCGGCGGCAGTTTGCGTCCATATCCGGCAACAAGGCGTAGCAGGATGAAGCACAGAAACAGTGCGGTGAAAAAGGGAAGGGGTAAGCTCGGCACGCGCCAACTCCGGTTGCAGACAGTTTTCTATATCTAATCTGTCTGTTGGAGGAGCGAAAGAGCACCCCTCACATCTTTTAGCGGCAGAGCTTTCTGGCAACGTTCAAAACGAACATCCAGAGGATCGCCTGAGCCCAGACAATTCCGATCAACTCCCAACTGATCGCTGGAACAAGGAAGCCCGATCGACAGATGACAACTGCGAGCAACTGCGTGGTGATAATTGCCATGAGCAATTTGGCGGAGGGTCGAGGTGCCTGCCAGAACCAGTGATCATGTCTGCAGACGAACAAGAGCAAATGTCCCGCCACGACCAACTGCAGGAACATGACGCTCTGTAGTTCTGCGGCTGGTACATCTAGCCAATGTCGTGTCGCCATCATGAGGATGAAGTTCTCGACAACGGATATGAGCCCGAGCACAGTTGCCGTTCTCAGCATGTTTCCGAGTTGCCACTCCATAGGCGCAGGCGCGGCCTCGGTGTTATCGTAGGCAATGGTGATGATCGGGATGTCATCAAGGAGTGCCAGCATGACAATCATGATGGCTGTCAAAGGCACCTCTTCCAGCAGCAGCACGCTGGCGGAGACAAACACCATCAGGTTGATGGTCATCGCCACGCGGTAGTCCACGTAGCTGATCATGCGCGCGAAGATCTTCCGTGCTTCGATCACCGCATCTGTGATGACGGAGAGACCTGGCAGCGTGAGGATCAGATCAGCTGCGGAACGGGCAGCATCTGTTGCGCCTGAAACGGCAATACCCACATCGGCCTGCTTCAAAGCGGGAGCATCGTTCACACCGTCTCCTGTCATGGCAACGTAATCGCCGGATTGTTGGAGCGCTTTTACGATGCCGTATTTGTGTTCGGGGAAGACACGGGCAAAGCCGTCTGCGTTGACGATCTCCTCGTGGATGTTGGCGGGCAGATTGTCCATGTCCTTGTTTTCGGAAAAGACCTGGCTTGCGCTTTTCAGTGACGTGCCCAGACCCAACTGTCCTGCAATCTCCCTGCCGATGGCAACATCATCACCTGTCACCATCTTCACGGTGATGCCCGCATTCTGGGTTTCTTCAATCACCGCTTTGGAGTCATCGCGTGGCGGATCGTAGAGTGAGAGAATGCCCAGCAGTCGCAGTTCGTGTTGCTGGTTGGTTTTGGCGATGCCGAGGGCGCGAAGTCCCTTCGCTGCAAACTCATGCACGGTCTTGCTGGCTGCGGCCTTTTCTTCAGGGGCGTTGGCACAGAGATCGATCACCACCTGCGGAGCGCCTTTGATCACTTTGAATGCGCCGCGTGGGCCGGAGATACCTGCCTCGGTTCTCTTGCTGACAGGGTCAAACGGCGTGAAGGTGTTCTGCTTATAGAGTTCTAGAATGCCCCGCTCTGCCTTGCTGACAATCAGATGGTCGATGACGTCCTTCTCGATTGTGCTGGAAGCAAGAGCGGCCATCACCACCAGCTCTTTCTCACTCGCAGCGTCAAACAGAACTGGTTCGCCTAAAGTGAGTTCGTTCTTGGTGAGTGTCCCCGTTTTGTCTGAGCACAGCACATTCACGCCTGCGAGTTCTTCGATGGCCTGCAGATGAGAGACGATGGCTTTCTTTTTGGAAAGAGTGAGTGCACCAAGGGCCATGGTGACAGAGAGCACGGCTGGCATGGCGACGGGGATTGAGGCGATGACCAGTACGAGCACCAACTCGATGATGTCGAGGATGCTTTGTTGAAGGTAGAGCTGTTTGATGATGATGAGTGCAGCAAGCAAAGCCGTACCCAGAATAAGGAACTTGCCGATACCCAGAACACTTTTCTGGAAATGTGAAATGTTGCCGGCAGACTGAACGAGCTTGGCTGTGTTGCCAAAGAATGTATTGCCCCCGGTCGCAGTTACCAGAGCCTGCATCGTGCCTTGTTTGATGATGGAACCGGAATACGCCACATCCCCCACTTGCTTATCGACTGGAAGAGACTCGCCTGTAAGGGCTGCCTGATCGACAGCAAGGTACGGCCCACCCTCCAAAATGCAGTCAGCAGGAATGATGTCTCCGTTTTCCAGATTGATGATGTCACCGGGCACAATGTCGGTTGCGGGAATGTCGGCCCACTTCCCATCTCGTTTCACACGGGCTTTCAGTGCCATGGAGGATTTCAGCGCTGCAAGTGCATCGGCAGCTTTGCTGCTTTGAACGAACTCGATACCGGAGTTCAGAACCAGCATGAACAGGATGATGGTGAAGTCTGCCCAGTGCTCAATGATTGCGGAAAGAATCGCTGCGATTTCGATGAGCCACGGGATTGGCCCCCAGAACGTTAGCAGCAGCTGGACTAGCTTGCTGGTTTTCTTCTCTTCCAGCGCATTGGGGCCGTATTGCTTCAGCCTGTTGGATGCGGTGGAACCAGTCAGCCCTTCAGGCGAGCTTTCCAGGCGTTTGAACTCATCATCAAGATTGGGCTTATCCTGTTCAGCCATCAGGTCTTTCCATGCTCTGCACGTGCTTAACTGACCTATTCTCACCAGAGCGTGTAAACGGATGATGAGAGAGCAGGGAGCTTCCGCAAACCGTGGTTTCCTGATTACGAAGCTGCTTACTCAAATTTGGCGCGTCTTGAGTACAGGGGAGAGGAGTTGCACCTAGCGTTGTGGTTGCACTCACTGCGTTTCCGTAACATACTCGCGAGTATGTTTTGATTTGGGAGGGAAATCATGCGTGCTGTTGTCTGTTCGGAATACGGGCCACCGGAAGCGTTGCGGGTTGAAGATGTTGAACGCAAAGAGCCAAAGAAAGGACAAGTGCGGATCGCAGTGCAAGCTGCAGGCGTCAACTTTCCGGATACATTGGTGATTGCAGGTAAGTATCAGATCAAGCCACCAATGCCATTCGTGCCAGGCGGAGAGGTCGCCGGCAGAATTGAAGCCGTTGGCGAAGGTGTTACGGGTTTCGCGCCCGGTGACCTCGTTATGGCGCTTCTGCTGCAGCAGGGCGGATATGCCGAAGAGGTCGTGGTGGATGCATCTGCCGTGATGAAGCGGCCTGAAACTATGTCCGCCCAAGTCGCAGCTGGTTTTACGATGACATACGGGACGTCCTTGCACGCTCTGAAGCAACGGGCACAGTTGCAGCCGGGGGAGACGTTACTTGTTCTCGGCGCGGGCGGTGGTGTTGGGCTGACGGCGGTTGAGATTGGCAAGATTATGGGCGCCAAAGTGATCGCGGCAGCCAGTTCTGCTGAAAAGCTGGAAGCGGCGCGCAAAGCTGGGGCGGATGAGCTGATCAACTACTCCACGCAGGATCTGAGGGAGCGCCTGAAAGAGATTGTCGGCAAGGCAGGCGTTGATGTGGTTTATGATCCGGTCGGTGGTGATCTCTTTGAACAGGCGCTGAGATCAACAGCGTGGAACGGTCGCGCATTGGTTGTTGGCTTTGCTGCTGGCGATATCCCCTCTATCCCGACCAATCTGCCTTTGCTCAAAGGGTGCTCGGTCATGGGTGTGTTCTGGGGTGCGTTCCGCATGAGGGAGCCAAGGAACGACCAGAACAACTTCTCAGAGCTGTTTAAATGGCTGCAGGAGGGTAAACTCAATCCAACTGTTAGTAGGAGCTATTCGCTTGAAGAAGCGCCTCAGGCGCTTCGAGACTTGATGGAAAGGCGCGTGGTTGGCAAAGTTGTTCTGGAAACGGGGAGGACTTGACGATGCAACCCAGATTTGCAGGAGAAACAGCGCTGATCACAGGGGCAGGCAGTGGCATTGGCCGTGCGACCGCTATTCGGCTGGCCGAGGAAGGTGCTGCTGTTGCATTAGTGGACCGTAACGAGGAAGGGCTGGACGAAACCGCCTCACTGCTTCCTGAAGGCTGCCGGGCGCGCATTTACATCGTGGACGTGGCTGATGAAGAGGCCGTCGAAAGCTGTGTTGAGGCCGTTGAGAATACCTTTGGCGGCATCAACATTCTTTGCAACAATGCTGGCGTTATCTGCGAAGGCTCGTGGGGTGGCAGTCATGAAGACTTTGGCGACTGGCTCAAGGTTTACGAAGTGAATGTGCTGGGAGCCATGCTATTTACCAAGTACACCCGCGAACAGCTTAAAGCTTCCGGGCGCGGTTCTATTGTGAATACTGCTTCGGTTGCGGGGATTCGGGCTGGGGCGGGCGGAAATGCCTATAGCGCATCCAAAGCGGCGCTCATCAATTTCACGATGACGTCAGCCTGTGACTTCGGTGAGCATGGGGTTCGCGTGAATGCTGTTTGCCCCGGTCTCATCGAAACTGGAATGACAAAGCCGGTGTTTGATCATGCCCGCAGTGTGGGCAAAGAGGACAAGCTTGGCTCACGAGCAGAGCTGCGTCGACACGGCGATCCTGCTGAAGTTGCAGCTACAATCGCATTTCTTGCCAGTAAGGATGCCAGCTTCATTACGGGGCAGGCATTGGCCGTGGATGGAGGTAACACATCCTCTCTCAACATGCCTGGAATGAAGATTTGAAGAGTTGATTTGGTTAGCCAAAAAGAAAGAGCCAGTCTGCAACACCGGGCAATGCTGTTGCGGACTGGCTCTCGCTGATCCAAAGGGGTGGACCAGATAACCGCGATTATGAAGTTACTTTAGAAATAATCACAAGTAGAAATACGGATTATTCAGTTAAAGACCCCGTCTTTTTAGCAGAAAGTCTATATGGTGAGCGCTGTCACCGAGCATCTCTGTTAACACTCGGTCGCGTTTCATAAACAATCCGACATCAACTTCATCGGTCATACCGATTCCACCATGCATCTGCACCGCTTCTTCTGTCGCTAGTCGAGAAACCTTAGCAACCTTGGCTTTTGCTGCTCGAGTGAGCTCTTCAATGCTATCTGAGGTTGTGTCAATGGATCTAAGCGCGGCAGAGATGAGAGATGCTGTTTCTTCGATCTGGCAGTAAAGGTCGGCCATTCTGTGCTGAAGTGCCTGAAACATGCCAATTGGAACACCAAATTGCTTGCGCTCATTCAGATAGGCTGTTGTGCGCTCTGCAACTTCTCTAGCAACTCCAAGTTGTTCTGAGGCAGAGATTGCGCGCCCAGACCGGAGCGTGGCTTCCAGCACTTCAGCGCCTTTGTCGAGCGGGCAAAGTAGATCTTTGCCGTCCAGATGCAGATTGGTGATCTGGATGTTCGCCGCATTGCGGCTGTCCAGCATGGCATTGCGTTCAACTTCTACTTCAGCGGCACTTGGATCGACGAGGAAGAGGCCGGTCTCATCTCCGCTCTTTGCAACTACGATCAGACGATCTGCATTGTATCCGTCAAACACTGCGCGTTTTCTGGCGTTGAGGATGAAGCCGTTCCCATCTGGTTCTGCTGTTGCCTTGATGCGGGAAGGATTGTGTTTTGCGCCTTCATCAATTGCCAGAGCCATGACAGCTTCGCCAGCCGCGATCTTTGGCCCCCATTCGCTCAAATGCTCACCCCCAGCCTGACGCAGTGCAATTGCGCTCAAAACAGCGGTGGAGAGGAATGGAGAAGCTGTCAGGTTACGGCCCATTTCCTCCGCCACAAGCCCAGCTGCGCGGTGACCGAAATCATAGCCGCCTGCCTCTTCCGGCAGAAGCATGCCGAACCACCCCATCTCGGCGAGAGTTTTGTGGAGCTCCTGATTGAAGCCGAGGGCTTCTTTCTGGTCACGCAGATCGCGCAGCGCCTGCACTGGGGCGTTTTCTGACATGAAGCCCGCGGCGGATTCCTTCAAAAGGGTTTCTTCAGAGCTGAAAAGTTCCATGTTTTCTCTCCTTAACCCAGTGATGGCAGACGAAGAACTGCCTTTGAAATGATGGAAAGCATGATCTCGGAGGTGCCGCCTTCAATACTGTTGCCTTTGGAGCGTAGCCAGGAAGCTGACTGGTTGCCGATGCCGTTGTTCTCTTCTGGTCCAGACAATGCTTCCAGCCCTCCAGCCTGTACAACGAGGCTCTGGCGGCGTTTGTTTAGTTCTGTGCCAAGATACTTCAGCTCTGCAGAACGGGCACCCAGCTGGTTGCCAGCACGGTGAAAGTCCTTCGCAGCA
It encodes:
- a CDS encoding acyl-CoA dehydrogenase family protein: MELFSSEETLLKESAAGFMSENAPVQALRDLRDQKEALGFNQELHKTLAEMGWFGMLLPEEAGGYDFGHRAAGLVAEEMGRNLTASPFLSTAVLSAIALRQAGGEHLSEWGPKIAAGEAVMALAIDEGAKHNPSRIKATAEPDGNGFILNARKRAVFDGYNADRLIVVAKSGDETGLFLVDPSAAEVEVERNAMLDSRNAANIQITNLHLDGKDLLCPLDKGAEVLEATLRSGRAISASEQLGVAREVAERTTAYLNERKQFGVPIGMFQALQHRMADLYCQIEETASLISAALRSIDTTSDSIEELTRAAKAKVAKVSRLATEEAVQMHGGIGMTDEVDVGLFMKRDRVLTEMLGDSAHHIDFLLKRRGL
- a CDS encoding SHOCT domain-containing protein; translated protein: MFHQAGIHGFHFFPFPIVLILLLIIGFLIARSYGYFGGSSTTKATEPEQPRSSNSEALDILSRRFAKGEIDEEEYQKRSQVLRLNL
- a CDS encoding SDR family NAD(P)-dependent oxidoreductase gives rise to the protein MQPRFAGETALITGAGSGIGRATAIRLAEEGAAVALVDRNEEGLDETASLLPEGCRARIYIVDVADEEAVESCVEAVENTFGGINILCNNAGVICEGSWGGSHEDFGDWLKVYEVNVLGAMLFTKYTREQLKASGRGSIVNTASVAGIRAGAGGNAYSASKAALINFTMTSACDFGEHGVRVNAVCPGLIETGMTKPVFDHARSVGKEDKLGSRAELRRHGDPAEVAATIAFLASKDASFITGQALAVDGGNTSSLNMPGMKI
- a CDS encoding STAS/SEC14 domain-containing protein; this translates as MIKKLPESSENVLGFEVDGKVDITEELNLISQVEEVLDKHAKVSVLVILNEKAHWGIEAGYEDLKWAMTHAKSFHRIAIVSDRKIWEWLVAMDSPFAAMLGIGEKHFDMANLDKAWEWVKE
- a CDS encoding NADPH:quinone oxidoreductase family protein yields the protein MRAVVCSEYGPPEALRVEDVERKEPKKGQVRIAVQAAGVNFPDTLVIAGKYQIKPPMPFVPGGEVAGRIEAVGEGVTGFAPGDLVMALLLQQGGYAEEVVVDASAVMKRPETMSAQVAAGFTMTYGTSLHALKQRAQLQPGETLLVLGAGGGVGLTAVEIGKIMGAKVIAAASSAEKLEAARKAGADELINYSTQDLRERLKEIVGKAGVDVVYDPVGGDLFEQALRSTAWNGRALVVGFAAGDIPSIPTNLPLLKGCSVMGVFWGAFRMREPRNDQNNFSELFKWLQEGKLNPTVSRSYSLEEAPQALRDLMERRVVGKVVLETGRT
- a CDS encoding plasma-membrane proton-efflux P-type ATPase gives rise to the protein MAEQDKPNLDDEFKRLESSPEGLTGSTASNRLKQYGPNALEEKKTSKLVQLLLTFWGPIPWLIEIAAILSAIIEHWADFTIILFMLVLNSGIEFVQSSKAADALAALKSSMALKARVKRDGKWADIPATDIVPGDIINLENGDIIPADCILEGGPYLAVDQAALTGESLPVDKQVGDVAYSGSIIKQGTMQALVTATGGNTFFGNTAKLVQSAGNISHFQKSVLGIGKFLILGTALLAALIIIKQLYLQQSILDIIELVLVLVIASIPVAMPAVLSVTMALGALTLSKKKAIVSHLQAIEELAGVNVLCSDKTGTLTKNELTLGEPVLFDAASEKELVVMAALASSTIEKDVIDHLIVSKAERGILELYKQNTFTPFDPVSKRTEAGISGPRGAFKVIKGAPQVVIDLCANAPEEKAAASKTVHEFAAKGLRALGIAKTNQQHELRLLGILSLYDPPRDDSKAVIEETQNAGITVKMVTGDDVAIGREIAGQLGLGTSLKSASQVFSENKDMDNLPANIHEEIVNADGFARVFPEHKYGIVKALQQSGDYVAMTGDGVNDAPALKQADVGIAVSGATDAARSAADLILTLPGLSVITDAVIEARKIFARMISYVDYRVAMTINLMVFVSASVLLLEEVPLTAIMIVMLALLDDIPIITIAYDNTEAAPAPMEWQLGNMLRTATVLGLISVVENFILMMATRHWLDVPAAELQSVMFLQLVVAGHLLLFVCRHDHWFWQAPRPSAKLLMAIITTQLLAVVICRSGFLVPAISWELIGIVWAQAILWMFVLNVARKLCR
- a CDS encoding acyl-CoA thioesterase, which encodes MIETYRGVVYPYQLDHMGHMNVQWYTEKFDEANWHLFSLVGLTSAYFREHNRGMAAVQQTTKYQAEALAGDLLFCRSGLTDIHEKTLYILHEMYNAETQKLLATTELICAHLDREARHACPFPPTIKETAAPLLIKE
- a CDS encoding helix-turn-helix domain-containing protein; the encoded protein is MPSLPLPFFTALFLCFILLRLVAGYGRKLPPMLLVTICLYALQSVLLGIKWGMGGLPSWSTAGLALLLPPATWLSFLQLTNRFSQKAIGWTAGATAASFGVLVVAPNFNIPSLIDLTSVAVYLGYGALFFRSATVKQWEWTSHLPLDQMFPTRQAQLIAGAVFSTSALVDLAVTSDFALNRGSHAATIVGTANLVMLVALITLVVLMSRKPSVSQHPGTQVEAEKVSATPELVELVDALDQLMRSENLYRDENLSLDKLARKLRVPARQISTAVNTVREINLPQYTNGFRVAEACHLLETTDTPITAIIYEVGFTTKSNFNREFQRVTGKSPSAWRKESRTSDITEPA